The Gammaproteobacteria bacterium sequence TCATGATGGCGGGCAGGCCCTCGGGGATGGCGGCGACCGCCAGGCTGATAGCGGCCATGAACATGTCCACGGCGCTGTAATCCCGCACCCGCACACCGATGAAGAAGGTGATCACGGCTATCGCCACAATGGCCACACTCAACCCTTTGCTGAACTTGGCGATACGCCGCAACAACGGCGTCTCGATACGCTCCACCTCCGCCAGCAGCTCGGAAATGCGCCCGATCTCGGTGCCATCGCCAGTCGCCACCACCACGCCGCTGCCCTGGCCGTAGCGCACCAGCGTCCCGGCGTAGGCCATGCAGGTGCGGTCACCCAGAGGCGCGTGCAACGCCACCGGTTCAATGTCTTTTTCCGCCGGGAGCGACTCGCCGGTGAGCGAGGCCTCCTCGATGCGCAGATTTTTCACCTGTAACAGGCGCATGTCCGCCGGCACCCGGTCGCCGGATTGCAACAGCACCACGTCGCCGGGCACCAGTTGTTCGGCGGGAATCAGCACCTGCCGCTGATCGCGCAACACCACGGCCTTGAGCGACAACAGGCGCCGTATCGCCGCCAGCGCCTGCTCCGCCTTGCCCTCTTGAATGAAACCGATCAGCGCGTTGATCACCACCACGCCGAGAATAACGCCGGTGTCCACCCAGTGCTGCAACAGGGCGGTAATCCCGGCGGCGCCCAACAACAAATAGATGAGCAGATTGTGAAACTGCTGGAGCAGACGTTGCAGCGGTGAACGGCCGCGGCGCAGGGTGAGTTGATTGGGACCGTAACGCTTGAATCTCGCCCCTGCTTCGACTGAAGAAAGTCCAGCCTCGCTCGACTCGAAGTGTTGGAGCGCCTCGCGGTAACTGATGTCATGAAAGAGGGTTTGTTGAGACTTTTCCATGTCCTAGACTATCCCTAACCCCGGCTTTTGTTTATCTGAACACCATCGTTCGGCTGCCGTGCGCCAGCACGCGATCCTCCACATGATAGCGCACGCCGCGCGACAACACCGTCTTCTCGACATCCTTGCCGAGACGGATGAGATCTTCCACTGTCTCAGTGTGATCCACACGGATTACATCCTGCTCGATGATGGGTCCTGCATCCAGTTCCTGGGTCACGTAGTGGCATGTGGCGCCGATTTGTTTGACGCCGCGCTCGAAAGCCTGATGATAGGGCCGCGCGCCGACAAACGCCGGCAGCAGGCCGTGATGAATATTGATGACGCGGCTGGGATAGGCTACACAGAAGAAATCGGGTAATACCTGCATATAGCGCGCCAGCACAATCGCATCCGCTTGATGTTGTTCGCAGAGCCGCAAAATCTCCTGATGCGCGACAAGTTTGTTCTCCGGGACAATCGGGACATGTCTATAAGGAATCTCGTGCCATTCGACGATAC is a genomic window containing:
- the purU gene encoding formyltetrahydrofolate deformylase — its product is MSRHYVLTLSCPDRPGIIAAVSAFIASHGGSIGESASHTETQTRHFFMRVEVLAQTLPFGLEELRTRFAKLADEFNMQWQIADSAVKKRVVILVSKQEHCLSDLLYRWRSREFEFDIPCVISNHDDTRSIVEWHEIPYRHVPIVPENKLVAHQEILRLCEQHQADAIVLARYMQVLPDFFCVAYPSRVINIHHGLLPAFVGARPYHQAFERGVKQIGATCHYVTQELDAGPIIEQDVIRVDHTETVEDLIRLGKDVEKTVLSRGVRYHVEDRVLAHGSRTMVFR